CGGGCTCTGGCTTTCCCTGGACCCTCCCCGCCCCTGGCGCTGGAGTCACTGGGCATGCCGTTCGTGAGCGCTCCCCGTCCTGCTGGCCAGCAGGGGACGGTCCCTCAGTGCTGACCATCTAAGGACACTTGGGCCGAGGGGGGCTGACGCCACGGGGCTGCTCAGCATCCTGTCCCCAGGGCGGCCAGAGCCCCTCGGTGGAGGCTGAAGCTCACCACCGTCCTTCCCCAGGTCCGGCGGCCGGAATGCTGTGTGGACGTGGTGGACGTCAACGCTACCTGCCTGGACGAAGGCCTGTGTGGCCCAGGTCAGTGGCCTTGGCAGACCCCAGAGTGGCTCGAGCCCCGGAGCTGAGCTGTTGTGCCCGGGTGTTGGGCCACGGGCGGGCGGTGGAACACACGCGTGCCACACGGAGACTTGTCACACGACACTTAGACACGTGCGCACAGCTAGACACGCACACACGATGCTCAGGTGCACACGCACACACCCGAGCCCGCCTGACAGGCATGGACACGCGTGCACAGGCGGGCAGTCCACACGTCCACACAGGCACATGGGCACGGACACACTCGTCACACTTGTGCACACACACGTGCCCACCCGTGCCATCACACATGGGTGCACACGGGTGCCTCGCACATGCATGAACTCAGCCTTGCACACTCACGCTCACACATGCCTGGACACTCGGGTCTCAGACCAGCCCCCCCCAGGCGGGAGGAACCCGAGCGGGTGATGTAGTCTCAGGCCTGGGAGGACAGCGCACTTGAGCCCTGGTCCCTGTGAGGGAGTCACGGGGCCAGGGCAGCCTGGGCAGGGCGGGGCGAGGGGCAGTGAGCCGTGGGCAGGCGGTGGGCCCGGTGCAGGCGGCAGCGCCCCCCCGGCACCCCCAGGCTGACAGCTGGGGTAAGACGACGGGTGGGCCAGGGCGCTGGCCGCCACTGCCTCTGCAGACCCTGGGGTCTGGGCTGGTGCTGTCCGCGGGGGTCTCAGCAGGGCGCTCTGCCTCCCCTTGGCAACCCGCCCCCCTTGGAGGGGGCTGTAGCTCTGGGGAGGGGGTTCCTGTggagggggcggggtggtggggcagCTCCAGGGCGAGGGTggctctggggagggggtggcCTTGCAGGGGGCGGCTCTTGGGGAACTTCCTGTCCCTGCGTTAAGCAAGGTCTCCGGAGCGGGGCCACGCCCCCCGCCTTGGACCCCCGTCTAGGGTGCCTCGGCCCCGGGTGAGGAGACGCCTGTGGTATCCGCTGGGTGGGGGTCAGTACTAGAGGACGGCGAGGGGCCGCGGGGAGCCAGAGCGTGTGGCGCCCCCGCGCAGGGCCGGCCGCTCTCCCTCTGCCCCCGGGGGGGCGGCCGCCATGTGGGCCAGGGGGGGAAACCCGTGTGCGGCGCTGGACCTGACGCGCCCCCACCCGAGAGCAGCCTCGGGGTCAGCGCTGCCCTGTCCCCTCCCGCAACGCCGCGCAGGGGCCTGGGCTTTCCCGCCTGGGGCTGTCCACCGCACGGCGGGCCCCCTCGGTCACGCCGAGGTCCGTgcccaccccaggcctccctggggTCCGCGTGGTGCCCGCCTCGCACGCTGTCGGCAGAAATGCCTAGGTCAGGGAGCGGAGGGTCAGTGGGGTTCACCAGGAAGGCAGGCGGCGGCCTAGCCCCCGCCCCGCGTCGGGCTCCGCGGGTGTTGGGGAATTGGAAGAATGAAGGCGCGAGACGCAGTCCTGCCCGGGAAGGCGGCCTGACCAGTGGCCAGTGCACGATGTCCACAGAAGCAGTGGCCGGCTCCCTGGGCCCCCAGGACTGGGAGGTGGGGACTGGCGGGGTCAGGGAAGGGCGGGCTGGGCGCAGAGGGACAGTCCCTGGAGGAAGCTCGAGGACAGACCCTGAGGGGAGCTGGGAGCAGGGGCGACACGGGGGGGACGCAGGGCGGCCGCGCAAGGGGTGCCGAGTGCGACGTCACGGCCGTGTCCAGGAGCCAGGACGGTGGTGAGGCTCGGGCAAGGGCACCGGCCCCAGGGCCAGTCCAGAGCGTGAACCACGGACCCCAGGGCACAGGGCGAGCAGGCCGCGGCCTGGCGAGTGTCCAGGAGGGGCGTGACGCGCCGACAGTGCTCCCAGGGCCTGCCAGGCTCCCCGTGCGAGTGCCCGCGCCTCCCGACAGTCAGAAGAGCGCGTTGGGGTCTGAGTGGGAGTCCTTGGGCAGACGCGCAGTGTGCCGTGCCCCTCCTCACGCTCCTTCCGCGCAGGCTGCTACCAGGACTGGGCCGAGGACGGCAGCGCCCGCTGCCTGCGCTGCAGGAACGGGACCTTCCCGGCAACCAACGGCAGCACTGAGTGCCGGAGCCGTAAGCACCAGTGGGCGGAGGGGTGGCCGCAGGGTGGGCCCCGCACCGCCAGGCTGCCGTCCGTCCCCCGGGACCCCCACTGCATCCCCCAGGACCCCCTGCATGCCCCTCCCAGGAGTCCCTCTTCTCCTGTACCCTCCCAGCTCCCCCCGCACATGGCTTCCTTCAGCCGCTGGGCGAGGGCCACACCTCCCGAGCCTCCGCCCTTTCTCCCTCGGGGCTCACTTCCCCTTGGGGCTCCCCCACAGCCGCCGGCCGCGGAGTGCATTTCCCCGTGAACAGAAGCGCAGGGGCGCCCAGGCCGCCCCGCCCCGGTGAGTCTCCGGCTCCGCAGGGGAGCAGGGCCTCGCGCTGGCCAGGGGGTCCCCAAGCCCCGGGTCCCCGCCTCCGGCCTGTCTGTGCGGCCAGGGCCAGCGTGGCTCACCTCCCGCCGCGGCCCTCGCTGTGAAGCCCGAGCCCGCCCACGGCCCGCCTGAGCCCTGGCAGGCGGACCCTGCGCGGCCTTTCTCGTCGCAGGCGGCCCCCGCGTGGCGGCCTCCCTCTTCCTGGGCACCTTCCTGGTCTGCGCCGTGCTCATCATCGCCGTGGCTGCCTTCTTCTACCTCAAGCGCACCAGTAAGCTCCCCGGCGCCCTCCACAGAAGACACAAAGGTACCTCCCTCGCCAGACCCCCGCGGATGCTGCTTTGGGGACCGGCCCCGGGGCGGGTCTCCTGCTGCCCCCACCTCTAGGGCCGGGCCGGGGCCGAGAGGCAGGCCGTGAGGCTGAGAGCGCCCACCCTTAGGGCGGCCAGGGCCGGCAGGGAGCAGGGTGCTCACTTATCCCAGCTTCCTAGGTGGGCCCCACGCtgcacctgcccctcccctgAAGAGACATATTGCAACTCTGTACCCCTCAGGTGTGGCCCCTCAGGTGTGGCCCCTCAGGTGTGCTCCTTCAGCAGTGCTCTTTCAGCAGTGCTCTTTGAGGTGTGGCCCCTCAGGTGTGGCCCCTCAGGTGTGGCCCCTCAGGTGTGCAGGTTTCTGGGCAGGAGCCACTCCCGATGCAGCACCCACTTTTTGTTCACCCTGGCCTCCAGCCCCCACTGGCCCCTGACATGGAGGTGCGGCCAGTGGCTCTCGCCCCTTGGTGGACTGTAAGCGAGACCAGAGCCAGCCTGTGGCCACCGGGCTCTGTGCTCTTGCTGGCTCTCGGGTCCTAGGACTGCTGTCCACTGGGCTCTGGCCAGCCGGCCGCTGGGGGCCGCACACAGGAGGCAGGAGGGACCCCCCGCATGCCTCTGcctgggccccagccccacctttcTGTGCCCACAGCGCCTTGGAGCGGCGGGTGAGGAGAGGAGCCGGGGCGGCCGGGCGCTGGGCCGAGGCAGGGCACAGGGTGGTCCTGCCTGTGTACCCGCTGCCCTGAGTGGCCTCCGGGGTCCGGCTGGCCGGACCAAACATGGCTGAGAAACCTGGGGAAAGAGGGAGCACGCCGCTCCGTGCAGAGGGCGCGCGTGGGGGTCGGAGCTCCAGGGCGGGGCCTGCTGGCGCGGAGGGCGTGGGCCGGCCCTGTGAGCCCAGGGCCCTGCCTGGGCGACGCTCTCCCTTCCCCgcagccccagccctgcagccTGGCGAAGCTGTAAGTAGACCCCGTCCCCGCCGTCGGGAAGTGGGGCACGCGCCCTCCGGCCCTCCTCACTGCCTCTCTCCCTTTCAAGGCAGCCATGATCCCTGCCCCACAGCCCTCAGGTAAGTCCGCCCAGTCCGCCAGGTGTGGCCCCAGGGCGGGCTGGGAGCTGCGAGGACGAGGGCCGGGCTGCGTGGCACCCTTGCCCAGCCCCCTCCACCTCCACGGTGTGGTCGTGGGACCCTCGCAGGGTggccccaccgcccccaccccat
Above is a genomic segment from Dasypus novemcinctus isolate mDasNov1 chromosome 9, mDasNov1.1.hap2, whole genome shotgun sequence containing:
- the C9H1orf159 gene encoding uncharacterized protein C1orf159 homolog isoform X1; translated protein: MCLGVGLFGFILIGVQCASWTDAASSDMALPHAILLAGVLVEVAGKSTESAVRRPECCVDVVDVNATCLDEGLCGPGCYQDWAEDGSARCLRCRNGTFPATNGSTECRSPAGRGVHFPVNRSAGAPRPPRPGGPRVAASLFLGTFLVCAVLIIAVAAFFYLKRTSKLPGALHRRHKAPALQPGEAVSRPRPRRREVGHAPSGPPHCLSPFQGSHDPCPTALSSEAALRQA
- the C9H1orf159 gene encoding uncharacterized protein C1orf159 homolog isoform X3 — protein: MALPHAILLAGVLVEVAGKSTESAVRRPECCVDVVDVNATCLDEGLCGPGCYQDWAEDGSARCLRCRNGTFPATNGSTECRSPAGRGVHFPVNRSAGAPRPPRPGGPRVAASLFLGTFLVCAVLIIAVAAFFYLKRTSKLPGALHRRHKAPALQPGEAAAMIPAPQPSVRKPRYVRRERPPRSTDPAAVSLAEARVSSV
- the C9H1orf159 gene encoding uncharacterized protein C1orf159 homolog isoform X4, with the protein product MCLGVGLFGFILIGVQCASWTDAASSDMALPHAILLAGVLVEVAGKSTESAVRRPECCVDVVDVNATCLDEGLCGPGCYQDWAEDGSARCLRCRNGTFPATNGSTECRSPAGRGVHFPVNRSAGAPRPPRPGGPRVAASLFLGTFLVCAVLIIAVAAFFYLKRTSKLPGALHRRHKAPALQPGEAP
- the C9H1orf159 gene encoding uncharacterized protein C1orf159 homolog isoform X2, which produces MCLGVGLFGFILIGVQCASWTDAASSDMALPHAILLAGVLVEVAGKSTESAVRRPECCVDVVDVNATCLDEGLCGPGCYQDWAEDGSARCLRCRNGTFPATNGSTECRSPAGRGVHFPVNRSAGAPRPPRPGGPRVAASLFLGTFLVCAVLIIAVAAFFYLKRTSKLPGALHRRHKAPALQPGEAAAMIPAPQPSVRKPRYVRRERPPRSTDPAAVSLAEARVSSV